One Brachyspira pilosicoli P43/6/78 genomic window carries:
- the mrdA gene encoding penicillin-binding protein 2, giving the protein MELNKDKKIEGEDFKYKKKLIVVLIISVLISAMLIIRLFYLQIVLNSHYDSLARNNKEQIIPIDAYRGEIFDRNGVIVAENIKIYTMYIIPVYLPKNYFEREELLYRVSKLFNIDLGSIKESLSKVSKNSYDSVEISDNISMSQMSYLAERSEDFPGVYYGSKSIRNYPLGETMTHILGYIGNISQEEFESKRIEGYRRDSVIGKEGVEQYYDKELRGIDGYEQWIVDSRNRVKETIAPAVGKPIPGKKLILSIDSKIQKDAEELLRGQVGTIIISKPTTGEILAMVSSPWYDPNIFIGKIDAKKYSELINNPANPFWNKAIRGRYPPGSTFKLVSALGALAEGRIGPYTTRFCAGGMLLENRFYRCTGHHGYVNMYKAIQFSCNTYFYNLAYELGPNFIKKYAELLGFGELTGIDLPGEKIGTVPSSEWKRRKIGEYWWDGDTLQYAIGQGYMSATPIAVHMATSAIINDGIMYRPHVVKEIRSSQTDEVIYNNDKIVMKKLDISKDIFTVIKEGMRMAVAGGTARNGAWSPNIKLAAKTSTAQNAQGKDHTWITIYGPYNQRPKDDMIAVTVMLENSGGGGGSTAGPIATAMLRSIIDGDDAIQARNSIYGRMQNIYRQIRMAREQQALENGANTENTENNNQNTDINNQEDNRIQYE; this is encoded by the coding sequence ATTGAATTAAATAAAGATAAAAAAATTGAAGGCGAAGATTTTAAATATAAGAAAAAGCTGATAGTAGTATTAATTATTTCTGTACTAATATCGGCTATGCTTATTATTAGGCTATTTTATTTGCAAATTGTTTTGAACTCTCATTATGATAGTTTGGCAAGAAACAATAAAGAGCAAATAATACCAATAGATGCCTATAGGGGAGAGATATTCGATAGAAACGGTGTTATTGTGGCAGAGAATATCAAAATCTACACAATGTATATTATACCTGTTTATTTGCCTAAGAATTATTTTGAGAGAGAAGAGCTTTTATATAGAGTTTCTAAACTATTTAATATAGATTTAGGTTCTATAAAAGAAAGCTTATCTAAAGTTTCTAAAAACAGTTATGATTCTGTAGAGATATCTGATAATATTAGTATGTCTCAGATGAGTTATTTAGCAGAGCGTTCTGAAGATTTTCCGGGTGTTTATTACGGAAGTAAATCTATAAGAAATTATCCTCTTGGCGAAACTATGACTCATATATTAGGTTATATAGGTAATATTTCACAAGAAGAGTTTGAGAGTAAAAGAATAGAAGGATATAGAAGAGACAGCGTTATTGGTAAAGAGGGTGTTGAGCAGTATTATGATAAAGAGCTTAGAGGAATAGATGGTTATGAGCAGTGGATAGTGGACTCAAGAAACAGAGTAAAAGAAACTATTGCTCCTGCTGTTGGTAAGCCTATACCTGGTAAAAAATTAATACTTAGTATAGATTCAAAAATACAAAAGGATGCAGAAGAGCTTCTTAGAGGTCAGGTTGGAACTATTATAATATCAAAGCCAACTACTGGTGAAATACTTGCTATGGTAAGTTCGCCTTGGTATGACCCTAATATTTTTATAGGTAAAATAGATGCTAAAAAATATTCTGAGCTTATTAATAATCCAGCTAATCCGTTTTGGAATAAGGCTATAAGAGGAAGATATCCTCCAGGCTCTACTTTCAAGCTTGTTAGTGCTTTGGGTGCTCTTGCTGAGGGAAGAATTGGACCTTATACTACAAGATTCTGTGCGGGCGGTATGCTTCTTGAAAACAGATTTTATAGATGCACTGGTCATCACGGCTATGTTAATATGTATAAGGCTATTCAGTTTTCTTGCAACACTTATTTCTACAACTTGGCTTATGAGCTTGGACCAAACTTTATAAAGAAATATGCAGAGTTATTAGGCTTTGGAGAGCTTACAGGAATAGATTTGCCTGGTGAAAAAATAGGTACAGTTCCTAGTTCTGAATGGAAGAGAAGAAAAATTGGAGAATATTGGTGGGACGGTGATACTCTTCAATATGCTATTGGTCAGGGTTATATGTCTGCTACTCCTATAGCGGTTCATATGGCTACTTCTGCTATAATAAATGACGGAATTATGTATAGACCTCATGTTGTTAAAGAGATTAGAAGTTCTCAAACTGATGAGGTGATATACAACAATGATAAGATTGTGATGAAAAAATTGGATATAAGTAAAGATATATTTACAGTGATAAAAGAAGGCATGAGAATGGCTGTAGCAGGCGGTACTGCAAGAAACGGTGCTTGGTCTCCAAACATAAAATTGGCAGCTAAAACTTCTACTGCACAAAATGCTCAAGGTAAAGACCATACTTGGATTACTATTTATGGACCTTACAATCAAAGACCTAAAGATGATATGATTGCTGTAACAGTTATGCTTGAAAACAGTGGTGGTGGCGGTGGTTCTACTGCTGGACCTATTGCTACTGCTATGCTTCGCTCTATAATAGACGGCGATGATGCTATACAGGCTAGAAACTCTATATATGGAAGAATGCAAAATATATATAGACAAATTAGAATGGCTAGAGAACAGCAGGCTTTGGAAAATGGGGCAAATACTGAGAATACTGAAAATAATAATCAAAACACTGATATAAATAATCAAGAGGATAATAGAATACAATATGAATGA
- a CDS encoding S41 family peptidase, with translation MMKNKERALWIFLLIFVLAISFFNFKSPSIAIAQQGMAQSDNDFYYYSRLFQKVFATLQQNFVDTNNVTTKKLMYGAIKGMLEATDDPFTFLLDEKLNEALSTEMSGKYGGVGLSISKQPDRGLLVVAPIEDGPGEKAGILPGDIIIEINGESTKDMSVDNAANIMRGKAGTKVKLKIARQGVVEPIEYTLTRAIVEIKSVKYKMLEDSTIGYIRITNFGDDTSKELDTALVDLKKKGMTKLILDLRNNPGGRLDTAINIVEEFLSDGKIVYTRGRTKNENQDYYASMKGDQWVDGDMLVLVNQYSASASEILAGALQDNNRAKLLGETTFGKFSVQYVLPLDVKDNTAFKFTVAHYYTPNGRRLHGKGLTPDFVVVEPKLSNTDVIALTELRKGGQIAEYVKKYPKEEADKNALPQFKEELKNQNIIASDYLLERLIYNERNLGNYNEIIDLKYDKQLKSAIDYLNTGKQPPQDKEEPRENWSNEKE, from the coding sequence ATGATGAAAAACAAAGAGCGAGCATTATGGATATTTCTTTTAATATTTGTTTTAGCTATATCATTTTTTAATTTTAAGAGCCCTTCAATAGCTATAGCACAGCAAGGTATGGCTCAATCGGATAATGATTTTTATTATTACAGCAGGCTATTTCAAAAAGTTTTTGCTACATTACAGCAGAACTTTGTTGATACAAATAATGTTACTACCAAAAAACTTATGTATGGTGCTATTAAAGGTATGCTTGAAGCTACCGATGACCCATTTACATTTTTGCTTGATGAAAAGCTAAATGAGGCACTTAGTACAGAGATGTCTGGAAAATACGGCGGAGTTGGATTATCTATATCAAAACAGCCAGATAGAGGACTTTTGGTTGTTGCTCCTATAGAAGATGGTCCGGGTGAAAAAGCTGGAATATTGCCTGGAGACATTATTATAGAGATAAATGGCGAAAGCACTAAAGATATGTCTGTAGACAATGCTGCTAATATCATGCGCGGTAAGGCAGGCACTAAAGTAAAATTAAAAATAGCAAGACAGGGTGTAGTTGAGCCTATAGAATATACTTTAACTAGAGCTATAGTTGAGATAAAAAGCGTAAAATATAAAATGTTAGAAGACAGTACTATAGGATATATTAGAATAACAAACTTTGGTGATGATACTTCAAAAGAATTAGATACTGCTTTAGTTGATCTTAAAAAGAAAGGCATGACAAAGCTTATTTTAGATTTGAGAAATAACCCAGGCGGAAGATTGGATACTGCTATTAATATAGTAGAAGAGTTCTTATCTGATGGTAAGATAGTTTATACAAGAGGAAGAACTAAAAACGAAAACCAAGATTATTATGCTAGTATGAAAGGCGATCAGTGGGTAGATGGCGATATGTTAGTTCTTGTTAATCAATACAGTGCTTCTGCATCAGAGATTTTAGCTGGAGCTTTACAAGATAATAATAGAGCAAAATTATTAGGTGAAACTACATTTGGTAAGTTTAGTGTTCAGTATGTACTTCCTTTAGATGTAAAAGATAATACAGCATTTAAATTTACAGTAGCACATTATTATACACCTAATGGAAGAAGACTTCATGGTAAAGGATTAACTCCAGATTTTGTTGTTGTTGAGCCTAAATTAAGTAATACAGATGTAATAGCATTAACAGAGCTTAGAAAAGGCGGACAGATTGCAGAATATGTAAAAAAATATCCAAAAGAAGAGGCAGATAAAAATGCTTTACCTCAATTTAAAGAGGAGCTTAAAAATCAGAATATAATTGCTAGCGATTATTTGCTTGAGAGATTAATATATAATGAGCGTAATTTAGGCAACTATAATGAGATAATTGACCTTAAATATGATAAGCAGCTTAAATCTGCTATTGATTATTTAAATACAGGTAAACAGCCTCCTCAAGATAAAGAAGAACCAAGAGAAAATTGGTCTAATGAAAAAGAATAA
- a CDS encoding N-acetylmuramoyl-L-alanine amidase family protein: protein MENKNRFIIFSTVIIVLIIISFSSLMITANDNISKDTNYKKINNTNQINYASNKKENKKIRILIDPGHNAATKGAVGFLGYEYYMTLRLAKQLTAILDKDDRFEYTLSRTGAYYDKPIKEYITNNYQKLLGIYNTELEKTERTGNLTRYQTMEIYAIRHYAIDNNFDALISLHFDYMPYIKQREKTEGFHIIVSPYNGEFQTSMKIANKISERMQESYKISPVIATDNILPDNVWKFYNKEDLLNKGIALRGLVLLGDSFEYEYNKQTFKKDIPSVMVESGFMHDWRLGSTKELSNISDKIYKALVDVYCN, encoded by the coding sequence ATGGAAAATAAAAACCGTTTTATAATTTTTTCTACAGTTATTATTGTATTAATTATAATATCATTTTCTTCTTTAATGATAACAGCAAATGACAATATTAGTAAAGATACAAACTATAAAAAAATCAACAATACTAATCAAATCAATTATGCAAGCAATAAAAAAGAAAATAAAAAAATTAGAATATTAATAGATCCAGGTCATAATGCTGCTACAAAAGGTGCTGTTGGATTTTTGGGTTATGAATATTACATGACTTTAAGGCTTGCAAAACAGCTTACAGCAATACTTGATAAAGATGATAGATTTGAATACACTTTAAGCAGAACAGGTGCCTATTATGATAAACCTATAAAAGAATATATAACAAATAATTATCAAAAACTATTAGGCATATACAATACAGAATTAGAAAAAACTGAAAGAACAGGAAACTTAACAAGATATCAAACTATGGAAATATATGCTATTAGACATTATGCCATAGACAATAATTTTGATGCTTTAATAAGTTTGCATTTTGATTATATGCCTTATATAAAGCAAAGAGAAAAAACTGAAGGATTTCATATTATAGTAAGTCCATATAATGGCGAGTTTCAAACTTCTATGAAAATAGCAAATAAAATATCTGAAAGAATGCAGGAAAGTTATAAAATATCTCCTGTTATAGCAACAGATAATATACTTCCAGATAATGTATGGAAATTTTATAATAAAGAAGATTTATTAAATAAAGGAATTGCTTTAAGAGGATTAGTTCTATTAGGTGATAGTTTTGAATATGAGTACAATAAACAAACATTCAAAAAAGATATACCTTCAGTTATGGTAGAATCTGGATTTATGCATGATTGGAGACTAGGAAGCACCAAAGAATTAAGCAATATATCAGATAAAATATATAAAGCCTTAGTAGATGTATACTGCAATTAA
- a CDS encoding ROK family protein, with the protein MKDAVIALDIGGTSIKGAIINEEGNILYKDSFNIEANFTSEEHKTNIANIIKKLLENMPSEYNAIGIGLDCPGVMNSETLHMGGAENVPGLHGIKFSDIGDLFDLPIKTANDASMAALGEAKYGSGKDKEYKSVMFITLGTGVGGGFVFNGKLFTGSLGGAGEVGHVFVVPDGDKCNCGSSGCIERYASATGFIAMAKQKIHKNVVPTTLTYEELEKGKAKAIFDAAKKGDALAKETIAECSYYLGMSIAQALNMLDLDLVLIGGGLCKDFDMMIEHIKRGVNNYGLRMMVRNLEIKPASLGNDAGVLGCAAMFFRN; encoded by the coding sequence ATGAAAGATGCTGTTATTGCTTTAGATATAGGAGGCACTTCAATAAAGGGTGCTATAATTAATGAAGAGGGAAATATTTTATATAAAGATAGCTTTAATATAGAAGCTAATTTTACCTCTGAAGAACATAAGACAAATATAGCAAATATAATAAAAAAGCTTTTAGAGAATATGCCTTCAGAATATAATGCTATAGGAATTGGTTTAGATTGTCCTGGAGTTATGAACTCTGAGACGCTTCATATGGGAGGAGCAGAAAATGTTCCTGGTTTGCATGGTATTAAGTTTTCTGATATAGGTGATTTATTTGATTTGCCTATAAAAACTGCCAATGATGCTAGTATGGCTGCATTAGGTGAGGCTAAATACGGAAGCGGTAAGGATAAAGAATATAAATCTGTAATGTTTATTACACTTGGCACTGGTGTAGGCGGAGGATTTGTATTTAACGGAAAATTATTTACAGGTTCTTTGGGAGGAGCTGGTGAAGTAGGGCATGTATTTGTAGTTCCTGATGGTGATAAATGTAATTGCGGTTCAAGCGGCTGTATAGAGCGTTATGCTTCTGCTACTGGTTTTATTGCTATGGCTAAACAAAAGATTCATAAAAATGTTGTTCCTACTACTTTAACTTATGAGGAATTAGAAAAAGGTAAGGCTAAGGCTATATTTGATGCTGCTAAAAAAGGAGATGCTCTTGCTAAAGAGACTATTGCGGAGTGTTCTTATTATTTAGGTATGTCTATAGCACAGGCTTTGAATATGCTTGATTTGGATTTGGTTCTTATAGGCGGTGGGCTTTGTAAAGATTTTGATATGATGATAGAGCATATTAAAAGAGGCGTTAATAATTATGGTCTTAGAATGATGGTAAGAAATCTTGAAATAAAACCTGCTTCTTTAGGAAATGATGCCGGTGTATTAGGCTGTGCTGCTATGTTTTTTAGAAATTAA
- a CDS encoding glycosyltransferase yields the protein MKINELVSILVPVYNIENTIEKNINILIDKVSPFLMNFEIIISDDGSSDNSKEEIKKICLNFQNKNANLKNIIGVYAKENQGKGHALKRACEVSNGEYIIFCDGDMEIDPSQLENFFNIMQKENADVVIGSKRHKDSVVNYSNIRKLISFIYFMFVKIFFHLPIQDTQTGLKLFKRDAIINIFPRILVKAFAYDLEVLVACNSNNKKIVSAPVIVNPNRHFGFIRFPILWRTFIDTLAIFYRLNIVHFYDDLFSELKEKPLVSIIIPLKKINDYIKEETEYLLEQIYTNFEVIILPDKYTNEEIDITLFKDERIKIIETGELPPAIKRAIGVKNSKGSILAFLDDDTYPEKDWLLNALRAMESKKVYALGGPAINTPKDNFSKQISGLIYSSTLMSGKHRARYIPDKVQYVNDYPSCNFIITRELYDRAGGFDSEYWPGEDTILCNNIMKQKEKILYTPEALVYHHRRDLFFGHFKQLKGYAWHRGYFVKRFGGNSLALSYFIPSIFLIYTIFLPIALYFNLPQVLNNLIPAINKNIFLSLLLFPHSFYVLCLIGSWISTLSLTKGFCKAIGIFLSHLTYGFFFIKGFMQGFISKE from the coding sequence ATGAAAATAAATGAATTAGTATCAATATTAGTACCTGTATATAATATAGAAAACACTATAGAAAAAAATATAAATATATTAATAGATAAAGTTTCTCCATTTTTAATGAACTTTGAGATAATTATTTCTGATGACGGAAGCAGCGACAACTCAAAAGAAGAAATAAAAAAAATATGTTTAAACTTTCAAAATAAAAACGCAAATCTGAAAAACATAATAGGAGTTTATGCAAAAGAAAATCAAGGAAAGGGACATGCATTAAAAAGAGCCTGCGAAGTTTCTAATGGCGAATATATAATATTTTGCGATGGCGATATGGAAATAGACCCTTCTCAATTAGAAAACTTTTTTAACATCATGCAAAAAGAAAATGCTGATGTTGTTATAGGCTCTAAGAGACATAAAGATTCTGTAGTTAATTATTCTAATATACGAAAACTTATTTCTTTTATTTATTTTATGTTTGTGAAGATATTTTTTCATCTTCCAATACAAGACACTCAAACAGGATTAAAACTTTTTAAAAGAGATGCCATAATAAATATTTTCCCTAGAATACTCGTAAAAGCATTTGCTTATGATTTGGAAGTTTTGGTTGCATGCAATTCTAATAATAAAAAAATAGTTTCTGCTCCTGTAATAGTAAATCCAAATAGACATTTTGGTTTTATTAGATTTCCTATATTGTGGAGAACATTCATTGATACTTTAGCAATATTTTACAGACTCAATATTGTTCATTTTTATGATGATTTGTTTTCAGAATTAAAAGAAAAACCATTGGTAAGCATTATTATACCATTAAAAAAAATTAATGATTATATAAAAGAAGAGACAGAATATTTACTTGAACAAATATACACAAACTTTGAAGTAATAATACTTCCAGACAAATATACAAACGAAGAAATTGATATAACACTTTTTAAAGATGAAAGAATAAAAATAATAGAAACAGGAGAACTTCCTCCTGCAATAAAAAGAGCTATTGGAGTGAAAAACTCTAAAGGAAGCATATTAGCATTTTTAGATGATGATACATATCCAGAGAAAGATTGGCTTTTGAATGCATTAAGAGCTATGGAAAGTAAAAAAGTTTATGCCCTTGGGGGACCTGCTATCAACACTCCAAAAGATAATTTCTCAAAACAAATTAGCGGACTTATTTATAGTTCAACACTTATGAGCGGAAAACATAGAGCAAGATATATACCAGACAAGGTTCAATATGTTAATGATTATCCAAGCTGCAATTTTATAATCACAAGAGAGCTTTATGATAGAGCTGGAGGATTTGACAGCGAGTATTGGCCTGGTGAAGACACTATTCTTTGCAATAATATAATGAAACAAAAAGAAAAAATATTATATACTCCAGAAGCTTTGGTTTATCATCATAGAAGAGATTTATTTTTTGGGCATTTCAAACAGTTAAAAGGTTATGCATGGCATAGAGGATATTTTGTAAAAAGATTCGGCGGAAACTCATTAGCTTTATCATATTTTATACCGTCAATATTCTTAATCTATACTATTTTTCTTCCAATTGCATTATATTTTAATTTGCCTCAAGTTTTAAATAATTTAATACCAGCAATTAATAAAAATATATTTCTTTCTTTATTATTATTTCCTCATAGTTTTTATGTATTATGCTTAATAGGAAGTTGGATTAGTACACTCTCTCTTACAAAAGGTTTTTGCAAGGCCATAGGAATATTTTTATCGCATCTCACCTATGGATTTTTCTTTATCAAAGGTTTTATGCAAGGATTTATTAGTAAAGAATAA
- a CDS encoding chromate transporter, whose product MIYFRLFYIFAKLGIFTYGGGYAIIALLLGILEGYGWVSPSEFSNLVAISQVTPGPIAINAATFVGYKVAGVLGSSVATFGIFLPAFIICMIVSQFFYSLKNNEQFNSIMNGLRVCAVALIASAVITFCKDAFFVKLTDSSILNNVAFIKNIFNYISPVGLFIFALSLFLKKIRVAGRKVPIIAIILIAAVIGVILY is encoded by the coding sequence ATGATATATTTTAGATTGTTTTATATATTTGCAAAGCTTGGAATTTTTACTTATGGCGGCGGGTATGCTATTATAGCGTTACTTTTAGGAATATTAGAAGGTTATGGCTGGGTTAGCCCTAGCGAGTTTTCTAATCTTGTTGCTATATCTCAAGTAACTCCGGGGCCTATAGCTATTAATGCTGCTACTTTTGTGGGTTATAAAGTTGCGGGTGTATTGGGTTCTTCTGTTGCTACATTTGGAATATTTTTACCTGCATTTATAATATGTATGATTGTTTCTCAGTTTTTCTATAGTCTAAAAAATAATGAGCAGTTTAATAGTATAATGAACGGACTTAGAGTATGTGCTGTTGCTTTGATAGCTTCTGCTGTTATTACATTTTGTAAAGATGCTTTCTTTGTAAAATTAACTGATTCATCTATACTTAATAATGTAGCATTTATAAAAAATATTTTTAATTATATAAGTCCTGTAGGTTTATTTATATTTGCTTTATCTCTCTTTTTGAAAAAAATAAGGGTAGCAGGAAGGAAAGTGCCTATTATAGCTATAATATTAATAGCAGCTGTAATTGGAGTTATTCTTTACTAA
- a CDS encoding chromate transporter, whose translation MIEEEKKEEKPNKISALTMFISFFYIGLVTIGGGLAMLPIMQEEFVDKRKFLTKAEIVDVFALAQSIPGVIAVNTSLLTGFKIAGIFGGIMAGIGVMMPSFIIILIIAPIFERVQSLEYVNKAFLGIKGAIAALILISAYDMGKSVLKNKFTALLFILSFILVVFLNFNVIYTLLLSAFLGWLYYLISKKFIRN comes from the coding sequence ATGATAGAAGAAGAAAAAAAAGAAGAAAAACCAAATAAAATTTCTGCTCTTACAATGTTTATTTCGTTTTTTTATATAGGTCTTGTTACAATAGGGGGAGGATTAGCTATGCTTCCTATTATGCAAGAGGAGTTTGTTGATAAGAGGAAGTTTTTAACAAAGGCTGAGATAGTAGATGTATTTGCATTGGCACAGAGTATACCTGGTGTTATAGCTGTTAATACTTCTCTTCTTACAGGTTTTAAGATAGCAGGTATTTTTGGAGGCATAATGGCTGGTATTGGTGTGATGATGCCTTCCTTTATTATTATACTTATAATAGCTCCTATATTTGAAAGAGTACAAAGCTTAGAATATGTGAATAAAGCTTTTTTAGGTATAAAGGGTGCAATAGCTGCTTTAATACTTATATCTGCTTATGATATGGGAAAGAGCGTTTTAAAAAATAAATTTACTGCTTTACTTTTTATTTTAAGTTTTATTTTAGTTGTATTTCTTAATTTTAATGTAATATATACTTTGCTTCTTTCTGCTTTTTTGGGTTGGCTTTATTATTTGATTAGTAAAAAGTTTATTAGGAATTAA
- a CDS encoding tetratricopeptide repeat protein, producing MMKKALLIVLSLIFIISCNKKDDNIQNDYLNQIENEYNQNTGSNVVLETDNTTIEDTGILTDNQYSDMTMSNDVYTQTPMQPANTYTPTTTPNAYVMPGPKKATVNNFYSPWADTHKTDPLIIQEIRVMIANKEYVQAKNYIDRLDFNNLPANVDLGQLYQFKGIVHYFLSKSDKGNIAIANDSFKMVAASTKIEKFKPLSLLWNGMLYQTYSNDPNELQNAVSLFDNIINSYPRTRFANDAIFYKALTLKKMGRPANEYNDLFLSVKRGGFADTLVFSQKVNDYVPANRLVDEQMVQY from the coding sequence ATGATGAAAAAAGCTTTATTAATAGTTTTAAGTTTAATTTTTATAATATCTTGTAATAAAAAAGATGATAATATTCAAAATGATTATCTTAATCAAATAGAAAATGAGTATAATCAAAACACAGGAAGTAATGTAGTATTAGAAACAGATAATACAACAATTGAAGATACAGGAATATTAACAGATAATCAATATTCTGATATGACAATGAGCAATGATGTTTATACTCAAACTCCTATGCAGCCGGCTAATACATATACACCAACAACAACACCAAATGCATATGTTATGCCTGGTCCAAAAAAGGCTACTGTAAATAATTTCTATAGTCCTTGGGCAGATACACATAAAACAGACCCTTTAATAATACAAGAAATTAGAGTAATGATAGCAAACAAAGAATATGTTCAAGCTAAAAATTATATAGATAGATTGGATTTTAATAATTTACCTGCTAATGTTGATTTAGGTCAATTATATCAATTTAAAGGTATAGTTCATTATTTCTTATCTAAATCTGATAAAGGTAATATTGCTATAGCTAATGATTCATTCAAAATGGTTGCAGCTTCTACAAAAATAGAGAAGTTTAAGCCTTTATCATTGTTATGGAATGGTATGTTATATCAAACTTATTCTAATGACCCTAATGAGTTACAAAATGCTGTTTCATTATTTGATAACATTATCAATTCTTATCCTAGAACAAGATTTGCTAATGATGCTATATTCTATAAAGCTTTAACACTTAAAAAAATGGGAAGACCTGCTAATGAATATAATGATTTATTCTTATCTGTTAAAAGAGGCGGATTTGCAGATACTTTAGTTTTCTCTCAAAAAGTTAATGATTATGTTCCTGCTAATAGATTAGTTGATGAACAGATGGTGCAGTATTAA